DNA from Drosophila suzukii chromosome 2R, CBGP_Dsuzu_IsoJpt1.0, whole genome shotgun sequence:
GGATCTGCgggaggagcacattctggAGAAGGATCGCCAGCGGCTGGAGAACATCGGCATCGTGCGGAGTCTTATGCAGCGCCTGAATGTGAACACCGAGTGCCTGGAGTCCGGGGTGACCCAGGAGCCGGCTCCCGTGGTCAGCAGACCAACTGGCCCGCGTCGCAGCTCCAGGGAGATCTGCGAGGACATAAGACGCACTTGCGCCTTGGCTCGCACCACCAGAACCACCTCCCCCAGGAGATCAATCACGTCGATCAGTACCATTCGCTCGAGTCGCCGTTCCAGCGCAGAGGTTGTCCCCGAAGTGGAGGCCACAAAGGTGGCAGAGAAAAGGAGAGCCATGAAcacacctcctcctcctcgaaGACCAGCGGAGTTGCTGTTCGATGAGGACGAATCGGACGAGGAAAGTGAAATCACCAGTGCTGACCAAAACCAGGAGCCGCTGGCTGACCAGAACCAGGAGAACAAGCTCCTATTCAGCATAATTGAGGAAAACGACAGCGAGACGGAGACCACAGACTCGTCCTCATCCTGCGAGGCCATCTACTGTGACACCACTATAGAAAGCAGTCCCACGAATGTCCAAGCTACCGCCCCTCCCTGTGGCCGGGCTCTACGGGAAGTGGACACCAATGTCCAAGAGGCAGTGGGGTTGAGGCGGGGAAAAGAGCCTGTGAAATCCAGGCTGGCTGTTCATGGTACTGAAGAGAATTACGTTCAGGAGTCGAGTGCGCAGCTCACCACGCGGACTGTTCCCGACTCTGAAGAGGATTCCTTACATGAGCCGGTTATACAGCGCTCTAGACGGGCTGCCGCTAGACTCAAACACTCGTCTGTTCGCGACGCTGAAGGAAATTCCCTACAGGAGCCAAGTATACAGCAAACTAGAAGAGCTGCCACTAAACCCAAAAACTCTTCTGTTCCCAACGTTGAAGGGACCTCTCTATATGAGCCAAGTATACAGCGCTCCCGACGGTCTGTCACAAGACTTAAACACTCGGCTGTTCACGCAGCTGAAGAGGATTCCGTAATGGAGCCGAGCATACAGTATGCCAGACTGGCGGTCACTAGGCCTAGTCACTCTTCTGGC
Protein-coding regions in this window:
- the mei-S332 gene encoding shugoshin, translated to MFKHPSPGINFKTCWRRLSGFLERNWITEIMASKVEMQYKLLNSELMEQVQKQRLEIGEYRKRVITLERENMDLREEHILEKDRQRLENIGIVRSLMQRLNVNTECLESGVTQEPAPVVSRPTGPRRSSREICEDIRRTCALARTTRTTSPRRSITSISTIRSSRRSSAEVVPEVEATKVAEKRRAMNTPPPPRRPAELLFDEDESDEESEITSADQNQEPLADQNQENKLLFSIIEENDSETETTDSSSSCEAIYCDTTIESSPTNVQATAPPCGRALREVDTNVQEAVGLRRGKEPVKSRLAVHGTEENYVQESSAQLTTRTVPDSEEDSLHEPVIQRSRRAAARLKHSSVRDAEGNSLQEPSIQQTRRAATKPKNSSVPNVEGTSLYEPSIQRSRRSVTRLKHSAVHAAEEDSVMEPSIQYARLAVTRPSHSSGIFPDVNGNTPRRSMFNGIGQVAGSTSTPIAARHRTTAPKKSDQMDMSSSCFSSSGRPSRSCRPTSLVEPSLRKKLRNESKGEAKK